In Janibacter cremeus, a genomic segment contains:
- a CDS encoding MMPL family transporter → MTATLRPHRPDSPPPGPARSPAARLTGRRGAAIVLVLALVVIGLASTLLGSTQAPPRGDNYPSTAESALVAEQLDSFPDSDQVPVLLVATKGGNTLSDQDVSALDAMAGQLPSADAPSPARVSQDGEAAVITLPVTTSADSDTTVEKIATLRSDVADHTPSGMTVEVTGGPAFGADITSSFDGANFTLLAVTIGVVALLLLLTYRSPVLWLVPLLVVGIADQLAGTITTAVGDFSGLPFDAGIVSVLVFGAGANYALLLISRYREELHEHEDHRAALAAAWRATVPAILASNATVVLALGTLLLASVPGTRGLGLASAVGLVIALLAITFVLPAALALVGRKVFWPFIPRPGDDLDHEGLWAKVARRVVARPAAHLVSGLVLLAVLASGLFGASIGLSQADSFRTASESADGLVTVGEHFPAGAAAPFTITTDTTATDATITALEDVDGVTSVHPTGTNGAGLTQLTLTGEPAPGSPASLDLAMELREAAHGVTDANARVGGGSAELLDARTAAESDLSTVVPLVLLVSLAVLALLLRAVIGPLVLLALNAASALAALGLGAWLDEHLLGHPALDVQVPLVAFLFLVALGIDYTIFLMHRARAESAEHGTREGVARAVARTGAVITSAGIVLAAVFAALGVLPLVVLGQLGLIVGLGVLLDTLIVRTVIVPAATALIGDRFWWPSRPSRVASRS, encoded by the coding sequence ATGACAGCGACCCTGCGGCCCCATCGTCCCGACAGCCCTCCACCCGGCCCTGCACGAAGTCCGGCAGCCCGCCTGACCGGCCGCCGCGGCGCCGCCATCGTGCTCGTCCTGGCCCTCGTCGTCATCGGCCTGGCCAGCACGCTGCTCGGCTCCACCCAGGCGCCTCCGCGGGGCGACAACTATCCCTCGACCGCCGAGTCGGCGCTGGTGGCGGAGCAGCTGGACAGCTTCCCCGACAGCGACCAGGTACCGGTTCTGCTCGTAGCGACGAAGGGGGGCAACACGCTCTCCGATCAGGACGTGTCCGCCTTGGACGCCATGGCCGGCCAGCTCCCCTCCGCCGACGCACCCTCCCCGGCTCGGGTCTCCCAGGACGGCGAGGCCGCAGTCATCACGCTGCCCGTGACGACCTCCGCGGACTCCGACACCACCGTGGAGAAGATCGCGACGCTGCGCAGCGACGTCGCCGACCACACCCCCTCCGGCATGACGGTCGAGGTGACCGGTGGTCCTGCCTTCGGCGCCGACATCACCTCCTCCTTCGACGGGGCGAACTTCACCCTGCTCGCCGTGACCATCGGGGTCGTCGCCCTCCTGCTCCTGCTCACCTACCGCTCGCCCGTGCTCTGGCTGGTGCCGCTGCTCGTGGTCGGGATAGCCGACCAGCTCGCGGGCACCATCACCACTGCCGTCGGTGACTTCAGTGGCCTGCCCTTCGACGCCGGAATCGTCTCGGTGCTCGTCTTCGGGGCCGGCGCCAACTACGCCCTGCTGCTCATCTCCCGCTACCGCGAGGAGTTGCACGAGCACGAGGACCACCGTGCCGCTCTGGCCGCCGCCTGGCGCGCCACCGTCCCCGCGATCCTCGCCAGCAACGCCACCGTCGTCCTCGCCCTGGGCACGCTCCTCCTCGCGAGCGTCCCCGGCACCCGTGGACTCGGCCTGGCCTCGGCCGTCGGTCTGGTCATCGCCCTGCTGGCGATCACCTTCGTCCTGCCCGCCGCGCTCGCGCTCGTCGGTCGCAAGGTCTTCTGGCCCTTCATCCCGCGTCCCGGTGACGACCTCGACCACGAGGGCCTGTGGGCCAAGGTCGCCCGCCGCGTCGTCGCCCGACCGGCCGCGCACCTCGTCAGCGGCCTGGTTCTGCTCGCCGTGCTCGCCTCCGGGCTCTTCGGCGCGAGCATCGGCCTGAGCCAAGCGGACTCGTTCCGGACCGCCTCCGAGTCCGCAGACGGTCTCGTCACCGTCGGCGAGCACTTTCCCGCCGGGGCAGCGGCTCCCTTCACCATCACGACGGACACCACCGCCACGGACGCGACCATCACCGCCCTCGAGGACGTCGACGGCGTGACCAGCGTGCACCCCACCGGCACCAACGGTGCCGGCCTGACGCAGCTGACGCTCACCGGTGAGCCCGCACCGGGCTCCCCCGCGAGCCTCGACCTCGCCATGGAGCTGCGCGAGGCAGCCCACGGCGTCACCGACGCCAACGCCCGGGTCGGTGGCGGCTCGGCCGAGCTGCTCGACGCCCGCACCGCGGCCGAGAGCGACCTGAGCACGGTCGTCCCGCTCGTGCTCCTCGTCAGCCTCGCCGTGCTGGCGCTCCTGCTGCGCGCCGTGATCGGCCCGCTGGTACTGCTCGCCCTCAACGCCGCCAGCGCTCTGGCCGCGCTGGGTCTGGGCGCCTGGCTCGACGAGCACCTCCTGGGCCACCCGGCCCTGGACGTGCAGGTCCCGCTCGTGGCCTTCCTCTTCCTCGTCGCCCTGGGGATCGACTACACGATCTTCCTCATGCACCGGGCCCGGGCGGAGTCGGCCGAGCACGGCACCCGGGAGGGCGTCGCCCGAGCGGTGGCCCGAACCGGCGCCGTCATCACCAGCGCCGGCATCGTCCTCGCCGCGGTCTTCGCCGCACTGGGGGTACTCCCGCTGGTCGTCCTGGGCCAGCTGGGCCTGATCGTCGGACTCGGAGTGCTGCTCGACACCCTGATCGTGCGCACGGTCATCGTCCCGGCGGCGACTGCTCTGATCGGGGACCGCTTCTGGTGGCCCTCTCGCCCCAGCCGGGTAGCGTCGCGTTCGTGA
- a CDS encoding response regulator transcription factor has product MSAILIAEDHPEISSFIDKGLRASGYVTTLTADGRQAWALASTGAFDLLVLDVGLPGLDGFEVLRRLRGDGVEIPVIILTARDGVDDTVTGLEGGANDYMTKPFQFAELLARVRLRLREGGAAPAEEATLTAGDLSLDVRRRTVLIGGSEVELTAREFALLEAFVEHADQVLSREQLLGMVWDMDFDPGSNVVDVFVRSLRSKIGAERILTVRGVGYRLKPLS; this is encoded by the coding sequence ATGAGCGCCATCCTCATCGCGGAGGACCACCCGGAGATCTCCAGCTTCATCGACAAGGGGCTGCGGGCCAGCGGCTACGTCACGACGCTGACGGCCGACGGACGACAGGCGTGGGCGCTGGCCTCCACCGGGGCCTTCGACCTGCTGGTCCTCGACGTGGGGCTGCCGGGTCTCGACGGCTTCGAGGTGCTGCGCCGCCTGCGCGGGGACGGCGTGGAGATCCCGGTCATCATCCTCACCGCCCGGGACGGCGTCGACGACACGGTCACCGGCCTGGAGGGCGGGGCCAACGACTACATGACCAAGCCCTTCCAGTTCGCCGAGCTGCTCGCCCGGGTGCGACTACGACTGCGCGAAGGGGGTGCCGCCCCCGCCGAGGAGGCGACCCTGACCGCCGGTGACCTCAGTCTCGACGTCCGCCGGCGCACCGTGCTCATCGGTGGGAGCGAGGTCGAGCTGACCGCCCGGGAGTTCGCGCTGCTGGAGGCCTTCGTCGAGCACGCCGACCAGGTGCTCTCCCGCGAGCAGCTGCTCGGCATGGTCTGGGACATGGACTTCGACCCCGGGTCGAACGTCGTCGACGTCTTCGTGCGCTCCCTTCGCTCCAAGATCGGCGCCGAGCGCATCCTGACGGTGCGGGGAGTGGGCTACCGGCTCAAGCCGCTCAGCTGA
- a CDS encoding PadR family transcriptional regulator, whose amino-acid sequence MKEPTEAQEWLDELVTGWVEVYKKSMTTLVLLQIIDELSAVPAATIRTEFTDRTSWQITERGLYRTLKRLAGSGLLSVEAVPVERTGRPRKDYSLTDLGLDFLARLQSTTAAVDPSKG is encoded by the coding sequence GTGAAGGAGCCCACCGAGGCGCAGGAGTGGCTCGACGAGCTGGTCACCGGGTGGGTCGAGGTCTACAAGAAGTCCATGACCACGCTCGTCCTGCTCCAGATCATCGACGAGCTGTCGGCAGTCCCCGCCGCGACGATCCGCACCGAGTTCACCGACCGCACCAGCTGGCAGATCACCGAGCGCGGCCTCTACCGCACCCTCAAGCGTCTGGCAGGCAGCGGCCTGCTCAGCGTCGAGGCGGTCCCCGTCGAGCGCACGGGCCGGCCCCGCAAGGACTACTCGCTCACGGACCTCGGACTGGACTTCCTCGCCCGGCTCCAGTCGACCACCGCGGCGGTGGATCCATCGAAAGGTTGA
- a CDS encoding response regulator produces MSARVVVVEDHPVTRMGIIALLRQSEQIEVVGEAGTGEDAIAVAARETPDVVVTDLRLGEGLDGVGVTTALRSRASAPAVLVLTTYDTDRDIVRAVEAGAAGYLLKDADPAEITSAVVRAAAGETVLSPALAQRVVARISRPQADLSTREVEILAAVARGLPNRQIAKELVISEATVKTHLVHVFTKLDVDSRTAAVARAREDGLLS; encoded by the coding sequence ATGAGCGCTCGCGTCGTCGTCGTCGAGGACCACCCGGTCACCCGGATGGGGATCATCGCCCTGCTCCGGCAGAGCGAGCAGATCGAGGTCGTCGGCGAAGCCGGGACCGGTGAGGATGCGATCGCCGTCGCCGCCCGGGAGACGCCTGACGTCGTCGTCACTGACCTGCGTCTGGGCGAGGGCCTCGACGGGGTCGGGGTGACCACCGCCCTTCGCTCCCGAGCGAGCGCGCCCGCGGTCCTCGTCCTGACCACCTACGACACCGACCGTGACATCGTGCGTGCGGTCGAGGCCGGGGCCGCCGGCTACCTGCTCAAGGACGCCGACCCTGCAGAGATCACCTCCGCCGTCGTGCGGGCAGCCGCCGGTGAGACGGTGCTCTCCCCCGCTCTGGCACAGCGGGTCGTCGCCCGCATCTCACGGCCGCAGGCCGACCTGTCCACGCGTGAGGTGGAGATCCTCGCCGCCGTCGCCCGTGGACTGCCCAACCGGCAGATCGCCAAGGAGCTGGTCATCTCCGAGGCGACCGTGAAGACCCACCTCGTGCACGTCTTCACCAAGCTCGACGTCGACTCGCGCACCGCCGCTGTCGCCCGCGCACGCGAGGACGGTCTGCTCAGCTGA
- a CDS encoding histidine kinase — MNAPDVAEPATPHTQHARVAGPIGVPGEDSVASGTTRWLRWGQHALLAALVVICATRAIGAGAHPVAEVGALAAFVGWYLVGIPLGRRGVGGAAWFVVLALVWGGLVLVSPENVWLAFPLWLLAGHLLPLGSGILLSLAILVVVVAEPIRQASATSFAAVIGPFIGMVVALGISRAQMALVRDGIERQRLIASLYSAQEETAALNDELARVQRAAGATSERTRLSRDIHDGLAQGFSSILLLARAARAEEDPARVRELLEHLENGAAEGLEESRRVVGALAPADLDEGGLTAALHRVTDRFEVESGVQARVVVSGNVPPVATTTEVALLRCVQGTLANVRSHARASSVVVSLDVTGDALRVDVVDDGCGFDASDWTTRSPAGDGGYGLRATRARLRELGGGLAVESGPGEGTAISAWLPVHTHAPEEGQR; from the coding sequence GTGAACGCTCCAGACGTCGCGGAACCGGCCACGCCCCACACCCAGCACGCCCGCGTGGCCGGTCCCATCGGCGTTCCCGGCGAGGACTCCGTGGCCTCGGGTACGACCCGCTGGTTGAGGTGGGGACAGCACGCCCTCCTGGCCGCCCTCGTCGTGATCTGCGCGACCCGGGCCATCGGCGCCGGGGCGCACCCGGTCGCCGAGGTCGGTGCCCTGGCGGCCTTCGTCGGTTGGTACCTCGTAGGGATCCCCCTCGGCCGGCGCGGGGTGGGTGGCGCGGCCTGGTTCGTCGTGCTCGCCCTCGTGTGGGGAGGCCTCGTCCTGGTCTCCCCGGAGAACGTCTGGCTCGCCTTCCCCCTGTGGTTGCTCGCCGGCCACCTGCTACCGCTCGGCAGCGGCATCCTCCTCTCGCTGGCGATCCTCGTCGTGGTCGTCGCCGAGCCGATCCGGCAGGCGAGCGCGACGAGCTTCGCCGCCGTCATCGGACCCTTCATCGGCATGGTCGTCGCGCTGGGGATCTCGCGGGCGCAGATGGCCCTCGTGCGGGACGGCATCGAGCGCCAGCGGCTCATCGCCTCGCTCTACAGCGCCCAGGAGGAGACCGCCGCCCTGAACGACGAGCTCGCCCGTGTGCAACGGGCGGCCGGAGCGACGAGCGAGCGCACCCGACTCTCCCGCGACATCCACGACGGCCTCGCCCAGGGGTTCTCCTCGATCCTGCTCCTGGCCCGCGCCGCCCGCGCCGAGGAGGACCCCGCTCGGGTGCGCGAGCTGCTGGAGCACCTCGAGAACGGTGCTGCCGAGGGACTGGAGGAGTCACGCCGGGTCGTCGGCGCCCTGGCCCCCGCCGATCTGGACGAAGGGGGTCTGACCGCCGCTCTGCACCGGGTCACCGACCGCTTCGAGGTCGAGAGCGGCGTGCAGGCGCGTGTCGTCGTCAGCGGCAACGTCCCGCCCGTGGCCACCACCACCGAGGTGGCTCTCCTGCGGTGCGTTCAGGGCACCCTGGCCAATGTCCGCTCGCACGCCCGGGCCTCGAGCGTCGTCGTCAGCCTCGACGTCACCGGCGACGCCCTGCGCGTGGACGTCGTCGACGACGGGTGCGGCTTCGATGCCAGCGACTGGACCACCCGCTCGCCCGCCGGCGACGGCGGCTACGGGCTGCGCGCCACGCGGGCCCGTCTGCGCGAGCTGGGCGGCGGCCTGGCCGTCGAGTCGGGCCCGGGTGAGGGGACGGCGATCTCGGCCTGGCTACCCGTGCACACCCACGCACCCGAGGAGGGGCAGCGATGA